Below is a genomic region from Isosphaeraceae bacterium EP7.
ACCTGACGGTACGCATCTGGGAACGCCACATCCAGATCCTGGAGATGCAGGAACTGCTGCTGCCCGAGCGGCATATCCTCGTGCTCGACGGCCTCCCCCGCAACTACGAGCAGGCCGTGCGGCTCGACGTCATGCTCGACGTGATCCAGATCTTCCACCTGGTCATCACAGACAACGACAAGGCCACCGAGCGGTTGAAGGCCAGGGCCCTGCGCGAGAACCGGCTGGATGACATCAATGAGGAGGTCATCGGCCGCCGCCTCCGCCTGTACCAGGAAGAGACGCTCAACACCCTCTCCTTCTACGATCCCGAGCTGGTTTACGAGGTCGACGCGTCTCACTCCCCCCTGGAAGTCCTCCGGACCATCGTCGACCGAATGGTCGAGCTTCAGGGGCACCTCGCCGTCGCTCAGGTCGGATCGGTCGGGGCCGACTGACGCCCGGCACGTCCTCGTCCGCGCCGCATGCGCCTGCGGCGCGGAGAGCATGCGTGACGCATCTCTTAGAAAATTCGGGGGATCGGCGATCGGGCCGGCCTCCCGGCTCGGATCGTGTAGGCGGGAACCGGGTCCGCGTGAGGGCCGGAAGATCGGCTTGCGGGTTGCGAGGAAATTGCCGACAGTTTCTTTGGCCTGTCGGTGACCGGCGTGCGTAAACTCGTTAGAGCCTTCGCACACCAAACATCTCGTCTCGACTCCGGTTTTGGGGCGGATCCTTTTGACCCGAAGACCTCGCCGGATGCGTCTGATCATCGTGCTGCTGGCCGCGGTCGTCGCGGGCCCCTGGTCGCTCGTCGACCTGGCCCTCGATTCGATCGCGGGCCGCGCGGCCGATTCAGACCCGACGATCGCGACGCAGGCCTCCTTCGAGGCGGGCTCGCCCATCCGTCCTCGGATCCGCCGGCCGCCGCCCATGGCCCATGGCTGGCAAATCGAGCCGCAGGCAATCGTCGCCGAGCAGGATGAGGCGGATGATCTCGCTCAAGACGCGACCGACGGGTGGTGGACCTCGCCGCGTGCGGACCGACCGAGCCTGCAAGGTTGCCACGTCGGGCTGACCCCGACGGTCAATTCCGACGGCCGACGAATCCCCCGTGTGCCGACTCGCGTCCCGCTTCGCTGCTGATCGCGCGCATCCCCCCGATGCAGGCTTGCGATTCGCCCCCACGCCCAGTTCCGATCCCGGGACGGCCCGCGGCGGGCCCCACGATTGACTCGGGCCCTCCCCTCTTCGGCCCGCGCTCCGGTCATCGCCCGGCCCCGGCCGGTTCGGGCCGAGTCACCTCAACGAACTTCAAATGTGACATTTCCTCGCGCGGAGGTCCCTCGACGGGCCCGCCGATCGATCGAGACGTTGACCCCGCGCACGCGGGGCCTTCGGAGGCCTTCATCCATGCTTCGTAAGCTCATCGCCGCCCTGATCATCGTCGCCGCAGTCGGCGGGGCCGCCTATTTCGGCCTGGTGACCAAGGCCGACGTTAGCCACGCCTTTGATTATTTGAAGAACGCCGCCGCAGGTAAGGGGGCCCACGACGACGAGCTCTCCCACAAGCAGGAGGTCGCACCGGCCATCTCCGCGACCTGGGATCGCCTGGCCGAAGTCGATGAGGTCCAGCGCAAGGCCATCGGCCTCGACACCGTCAAGGTCCGCAAGCAAACCGAACCCATCAAGCTGGAGCTGCTGGGCACCACCGGCTACGACGAGAGCACCCTCGTCCGGATCAGGCCCCGGTTCGACACCCTGGTGCAGAAAGTGAACGTCGTCAGCGGTGGAATCGTCAAGAAGGGCGACCCGCTCGTCGACCTGTACAGCAACGACCTCTCCCAGGCCAAGAACGACTATCGGGTGGCCTACCTCCAGTGGGTCCTGAAGGACAGGCTCTACCGGACCCGCAAGGAGCTGGTGAAGACCGGCGCCGTGTCGCAGCTCCTCTGGGTCGAGACCCAGAATGACGAGAACACGGCGCGGCTCAACCGCGACCTGGCGGCCAACAAGCTGTACGTCTACGGGATCTCCGACGAGGTGGTCGTCGCGCTGGTGGACGGGCTCAGCGAGGAGAACTTCAAGGAGATCAAGGCCAAGGACGTCTCGGACCTGGCCAGCATCACCCTGAAGTCGCCCACCGACGGCATCGTCATCTCGCGCGACGTGGTGCCGGGCAACCTCTACGACGAGACGAGCACCCTGCTGACCATCGCCCCGCTGGACCACCTCTATGTGTGGGGAAACGTCTACGAGAGCGACCAGTCCAAGGTGGACGTCGGTCAGACCTGGGAAATCCATTTCCCATTCCTGGCCGAGAAGGTCAAGGGGAAGGTCGAATACGTCTCCAACCGCGTGGACCCCGAGACCCACGCGATCCGGATCCGCGCATCGATCCCCAACCCCGACGGCCGCTTCAAGGCCGACAACATGGTCCGGGCGATCCTGGAGATCCCCCCCGTGGCCGGCCAGACGGTCGTCCCACGCCAGGCGGTCGTCACCATCCACGGCCAGTACTTCGTCTTCGTCGCCAAGACCCCGTCCAAGTTCGAGCGGCGGGCGATCCGCCCGACCCAGGAGAACAGCGACACGGTCATCGTCGCCTCGGGCCTGGTCGAGGGGGAGGAGATCGTCTCGCAGGGGAGCCTCCTCGTCGAGCAGATCTACGAGGACCAGAGCACCATCCACGGCCAGCTCGAGGACTGACCCTCGGCCAGATCGGGCCCGCCCCGGTGTGGCGGGCCCTCTGGAACGGGGCCGTACCGGCACATCCGGCGCCCCATTCGCGTACTTCACAGGGAACCCGCCCCCTGGGTCCCGTTACCGGTGATATGGTAATGGGGCGGTTTCCTCTCCCTGACGGTCGGGGCTTCTCCATGCCGAAAGTCATCTGTCTGATCCTGGGCGGCGGGCGCGGCACGCGCCTCTTCCCGCTGACGAAGTCCAGGAGCAAGCCGGCGGTGCCGATCGGCGGCAAGTACCGCCTCATCGACATCCCGATCTCCAACTGCCTGCACTCCGGGCTCAATCAGATCTTTGTGCTGACGCAGTTCAACTCGAACAGCCTGCATCGGCACATCAGCCGGACGTACTCGTTCGACACCTTCAGCGGCGGATTCGTCGAGATCCTCGCCGCGCAGCAGACGATGCAGCACGAGAGCTGGTATCAGGGGACCGCCGACGCCGTCCGCCGCAACATCGCCTCGTTCAACGAGCCCGGCTGCGACCTGGTCCTGATCCTCTCCGGCGACCAGCTCTACCGGATGGACTTCCGGGACATGATCCGGACCCACCTGGAGAACAAGGCCGAGGCGACCATCGCCGCGCTGCCCGTCGCCGAGGGCGAGGCCAGGGCGTGCGGGATCATGCGGATCGACCCCGAAGCCCGCGTGGTCGACTTCGTCGAGAAGCCGAAGACCCCCGAGGCGCTCGCCGCCGTCCGCACCCCGGGCGACACCTTCAAGCGGTTCGGCATCGAGGCGAACAACCGCCCCTACCTGGCCAGCATGGGCATCTACCTGTTCAACAGGTCCACGCTCGTCGACCTGCTGGCATCGGAACTGACCACCGACTTCGGCAAGGAGATCTTCCCCCAGGCCATCGCCAACCACCGGGTCCAGGCCCACCTCTTCGACGGCTACTGGGAAGACATCGGCACCGTGGGTGCCTTCCACAAGGCCAATATCGACCTCACGTTAGAGAATCCGCCGTTCGACTTCATGTTCGGTGACCACCCGATCTACACCAGGCCACGCTACCTCCCCTGCTCTCGGCTGGGGGGCGTCACCGTCTCGGACAGCCTGATCGCCGACGGCTGCTTCATCGGCAAGGGGTCGATCATCGAGAACTCGGTCATCGGCGTTCGCGCCCTGATCGGCGAGAACGTCGTGGTCCGCAACAGCTACCTGATGGGCGCCGACCTCTACGAGACCACCAAGCAGGTCGAGGCCAACGCGCGAGCAGGCCGCCCCGACGTCGGCATCGGCGACAACTCGCGGATCGAGAACGCCATCGTCGACAAGAACGCACGCATCGGCCGCGGTGTCCGGATCATCAATGAAGACAAGGTGATCGACTCCGAGGAAGCCCCCCACTACGTGATCCGCGACGGCATCACGGTCATCCCCAAGTTCACCATCCTGCAAGACGGCACGACCCTCTGAGCCAAATGACTCCCGACCGTCCGCCTCGGAATTTGTCGCCCTCCGAATCTCATGTCCCCTCATTGCCGATCCCGATGGAATTTCCATCGGGATCGAGCAGTCGAATTCTATAATCCCCTAAACTCAATATTCCCCCCAAAGCACCCATTCCACCTAATCATCTTGCCTCTTCGACCTCCTTGTCATAAACTGGAGAAAGTTGGTCTTGCAGGCAAGTAGGGCAAGATCAGCGATATGTCTCAAGGATGAGACCGAGGTTGTCACCGCACGTCTCCCGTCGGGCAAGTCGAGGGGACGGTGTCGGGGGGATTTTGCTGATGAGCGTGATGAGCTGTCGACCCAGCTTCGACCAGACGGCCCTCCAGCAGCAGATCCGGCCCCTGAGGCGGGTTGATAACCTGACGAATCTGGCCTTCCTGGCGGCCGAGTATCTCACGCTGGCGACGGTCCTCGGCGGGGCGATCGCGTTCGCCGAGCTGCGCGCGGGGTGGGGACTGGCCTGGGCCTGGAACGTCCCTGTCTTCGCGATCGCCATCGTCCTCGTCGGCGCGATCCAGCATCGGCTGGCGGGCCTGGGGCACGAGGCCTCGCATTACACGCTGCTGCACAACAAGTTCGCCAACGACCTGGTGGCCGACCTCTTCTTCATGTTCCCGCTGGTCACCACGATCCACTTCTATCGCCTGTTCCACATGGCCCACCATCAGTACACCAACGACCCGGAGCACGACCCGGACCTGGTGAACATGGGCGAGGGAAAGCAGATCCACGACCTGCCCATGCCTCGTGGCCGGTTCGTGCGCAATTATTACTTGCGGGCGCTTCTGGGCCCGCTCTCCTTCCCCAAGTTCCAGTGGGCTTATTTCCACGTGAATTCGCTGGGAAAGGGGGGCAACGTCTACATGAAGCGGACCCCCGGCGGCGACGGAGACAGCGACCGTCCGAGGGTGGGGACCGTCCTCGGCTTCGCCTTCATCCTGGCATTCAGCGTCTGGACGCAGTTCCTGGCCATGACAGGACGGTCCGAGCTCATGGTCCCGTC
It encodes:
- a CDS encoding fatty acid desaturase gives rise to the protein MSVMSCRPSFDQTALQQQIRPLRRVDNLTNLAFLAAEYLTLATVLGGAIAFAELRAGWGLAWAWNVPVFAIAIVLVGAIQHRLAGLGHEASHYTLLHNKFANDLVADLFFMFPLVTTIHFYRLFHMAHHQYTNDPEHDPDLVNMGEGKQIHDLPMPRGRFVRNYYLRALLGPLSFPKFQWAYFHVNSLGKGGNVYMKRTPGGDGDSDRPRVGTVLGFAFILAFSVWTQFLAMTGRSELMVPSTLAAIAIGVLGCYLVPTRWTFHSPFRQAYSARFAGAVRISYYILAQLVLFDLRIATDGRSAVYFVALWLVPLGTSFSFFMLLRDTYQHGNADDGRLTNSRIFNADPFTRWAVFVYGQDVHVTHHLFPAIPHFRLRRLHALLKTGHAEYQEKVVEVYGTFSNDRGLPTILDVMTTPREEAGFEEQVGPASLQMPRAAGFRVGAEHDAA
- a CDS encoding nucleoside monophosphate kinase is translated as MSATNRYRTILLFGMPGSGKGTQGNVLGQLPDLVHISCGDVFRKLPKYGTLGKEIVRYTSQGLLVPDDLTVRIWERHIQILEMQELLLPERHILVLDGLPRNYEQAVRLDVMLDVIQIFHLVITDNDKATERLKARALRENRLDDINEEVIGRRLRLYQEETLNTLSFYDPELVYEVDASHSPLEVLRTIVDRMVELQGHLAVAQVGSVGAD
- a CDS encoding glucose-1-phosphate adenylyltransferase; the encoded protein is MPKVICLILGGGRGTRLFPLTKSRSKPAVPIGGKYRLIDIPISNCLHSGLNQIFVLTQFNSNSLHRHISRTYSFDTFSGGFVEILAAQQTMQHESWYQGTADAVRRNIASFNEPGCDLVLILSGDQLYRMDFRDMIRTHLENKAEATIAALPVAEGEARACGIMRIDPEARVVDFVEKPKTPEALAAVRTPGDTFKRFGIEANNRPYLASMGIYLFNRSTLVDLLASELTTDFGKEIFPQAIANHRVQAHLFDGYWEDIGTVGAFHKANIDLTLENPPFDFMFGDHPIYTRPRYLPCSRLGGVTVSDSLIADGCFIGKGSIIENSVIGVRALIGENVVVRNSYLMGADLYETTKQVEANARAGRPDVGIGDNSRIENAIVDKNARIGRGVRIINEDKVIDSEEAPHYVIRDGITVIPKFTILQDGTTL
- a CDS encoding efflux RND transporter periplasmic adaptor subunit, yielding MLRKLIAALIIVAAVGGAAYFGLVTKADVSHAFDYLKNAAAGKGAHDDELSHKQEVAPAISATWDRLAEVDEVQRKAIGLDTVKVRKQTEPIKLELLGTTGYDESTLVRIRPRFDTLVQKVNVVSGGIVKKGDPLVDLYSNDLSQAKNDYRVAYLQWVLKDRLYRTRKELVKTGAVSQLLWVETQNDENTARLNRDLAANKLYVYGISDEVVVALVDGLSEENFKEIKAKDVSDLASITLKSPTDGIVISRDVVPGNLYDETSTLLTIAPLDHLYVWGNVYESDQSKVDVGQTWEIHFPFLAEKVKGKVEYVSNRVDPETHAIRIRASIPNPDGRFKADNMVRAILEIPPVAGQTVVPRQAVVTIHGQYFVFVAKTPSKFERRAIRPTQENSDTVIVASGLVEGEEIVSQGSLLVEQIYEDQSTIHGQLED